From the genome of Spirosomataceae bacterium TFI 002, one region includes:
- a CDS encoding Response regulator receiver domain-containing protein: MASSKKVLIAEDSSVIQNLAKKILEFQNFNITAVKNGEQVVQLLNKEDFDIILLDINMPVMDGIECAKAIRAMDDKTKSEVPVVAITGNARNMSEEEYKEVGFNEVLMKPLNFDRLVMVVKSLTE; the protein is encoded by the coding sequence TCCTCCAAAAAAGTACTTATCGCTGAAGACAGCTCTGTTATCCAAAATCTAGCAAAAAAAATATTAGAGTTTCAAAACTTCAATATTACAGCTGTTAAAAATGGTGAGCAAGTTGTTCAATTGCTAAATAAAGAAGATTTTGACATCATTCTTTTGGACATCAACATGCCCGTAATGGACGGTATAGAATGTGCAAAAGCAATTCGTGCAATGGATGACAAAACAAAGTCTGAAGTTCCAGTTGTAGCGATCACAGGAAATGCTCGCAACATGAGCGAAGAAGAATACAAAGAAGTAGGCTTTAACGAAGTATTGATGAAACCACTCAATTTCGATAGGCTAGTAATGGTTGTAAAAAGTCTTACAGAATAA
- a CDS encoding phosphoribosyl 1,2-cyclic phosphate phosphodiesterase yields MEITVMGTGTSGGVPVLTCDCNVCLSQNPKDNRLRVSALIQIDGKNIVIDSGPDFRQQILATKIKDLDALIFTHEHKDHTAGLDDIRPFNYLRHKDFIPIYARDTVLAQLKQEFHYAFDENAYPGVPRLKTVAISNKSFEVLGIKITPIEVMHYKLPVFGYRIKDFTYITDANYISAEEIEKIKGTKVLVMNALQQRPHISHYTLEEAIEVAREIGAENTYFTHISHNMGLHDEVSRTLPEGMHLAYDGLRISL; encoded by the coding sequence ATGGAAATTACAGTAATGGGTACAGGCACGTCGGGTGGTGTGCCAGTACTTACTTGTGACTGTAATGTTTGTCTTTCTCAAAATCCCAAAGACAATAGACTTAGGGTGTCCGCCCTTATCCAAATAGATGGTAAGAATATTGTCATTGACTCTGGTCCAGATTTTCGTCAGCAGATCTTAGCTACCAAAATCAAAGACCTTGATGCTCTTATTTTCACACATGAGCACAAAGATCACACAGCTGGTCTAGATGATATTCGACCTTTTAACTATCTACGGCATAAGGATTTCATACCTATCTATGCTCGGGATACTGTACTAGCTCAACTCAAGCAAGAATTTCACTACGCATTTGACGAAAATGCCTATCCTGGAGTTCCTCGGCTAAAAACTGTAGCAATTTCAAATAAAAGTTTTGAAGTTTTAGGCATAAAAATCACTCCTATAGAAGTGATGCATTACAAACTTCCTGTCTTTGGGTATAGGATTAAAGACTTCACGTATATTACTGACGCCAACTATATATCGGCAGAAGAAATTGAAAAAATAAAAGGGACTAAAGTACTGGTTATGAATGCCCTGCAACAAAGGCCACATATCAGCCACTACACCCTTGAAGAAGCCATTGAAGTCGCAAGAGAAATAGGAGCCGAGAACACATACTTTACCCACATTAGCCACAACATGGGATTGCACGATGAGGTCTCTCGCACCCTTCCCGAAGGTATGCACTTGGCATACGATGGTTTAAGAATCTCACTATAG